Proteins encoded within one genomic window of Flavobacterium gilvum:
- the fucO gene encoding lactaldehyde reductase: protein MSNIKRVILNKMSYYGAGSRSVLASEIKKRGLRKIFIVTDKDLIKFGVVEKVTAILDSAKIKYCIFSNVKQNPTVAQVKEGLASFGSCGADTIVAIGGGSPIDTAKAIAIISNNPEFSDVVSLEGVADTKNKCVPIIALPTTAGTAAEVTINYVITDEQNVKKMVCVDPNAIPILSIVDAELMLTLPASVTAATGMDALTHAIEGYITKGAWEMSDMFELKAIEMITKHLPTAVKNPSDVTARDGMAVAQYIAGMGFSNVGLGLVHGMAHPLGAYYDIPHGVANALLLPIVMEFNTKSSIGKYAEIARAMGVSVVGLSTEEAAQAAVKAVKDLAIEVGIPEKLRLLNVKEEDLKSLSKSAFEDVCTPGNPTDVTIEDILELYKKAF from the coding sequence ATGAGCAACATTAAGCGAGTCATTTTAAATAAAATGTCCTATTATGGGGCGGGAAGCCGTTCTGTTCTTGCAAGTGAAATCAAAAAAAGAGGTCTGAGAAAAATTTTTATTGTTACCGATAAAGATTTAATCAAATTTGGAGTGGTAGAAAAAGTTACCGCAATTTTGGATTCTGCAAAAATAAAATACTGCATTTTTTCAAATGTAAAACAAAATCCAACTGTCGCCCAAGTAAAAGAAGGTTTAGCTAGTTTTGGCTCTTGTGGAGCCGATACTATTGTAGCCATCGGAGGTGGATCGCCAATCGATACTGCCAAAGCGATTGCTATTATCTCAAATAACCCTGAATTTTCTGATGTGGTTTCTTTGGAAGGCGTGGCTGATACCAAAAACAAATGTGTGCCAATTATTGCATTACCAACAACCGCTGGGACTGCTGCCGAAGTGACTATCAATTACGTAATCACTGACGAACAAAATGTGAAGAAAATGGTTTGTGTAGATCCAAATGCGATACCGATTCTTTCTATTGTTGATGCAGAATTGATGCTGACTTTGCCTGCAAGCGTAACTGCTGCAACGGGGATGGACGCTTTGACTCACGCTATCGAAGGATATATTACCAAAGGCGCTTGGGAAATGTCGGATATGTTCGAATTGAAAGCGATTGAAATGATTACTAAACATTTGCCTACGGCAGTAAAAAATCCTTCTGATGTAACGGCTCGAGACGGTATGGCTGTTGCTCAATACATTGCCGGAATGGGATTCTCGAACGTTGGATTAGGTTTGGTTCACGGAATGGCGCACCCACTTGGCGCTTATTATGACATTCCTCACGGTGTTGCCAATGCGTTATTGTTGCCAATTGTTATGGAATTCAACACCAAATCGTCTATTGGGAAATATGCCGAAATTGCTCGTGCTATGGGAGTTTCTGTTGTAGGTTTATCAACTGAAGAAGCAGCTCAAGCAGCCGTAAAAGCTGTAAAAGATCTTGCCATAGAAGTAGGAATTCCCGAAAAATTGCGTCTGTTGAATGTAAAAGAAGAAGATTTGAAAAGTCTTTCCAAATCGGCTTTCGAAGACGTTTGTACCCCTGGAAACCCAACCGATGTTACGATTGAAGACATCTTGGAACTTTATAAAAAAGCATTTTAA
- a CDS encoding class II aldolase/adducin family protein, with protein sequence MKKLDIKLMHPVEQIDMVIGRIYQKGMTTTSGGNISIRDKNGDIWITPSAVDKGDLTPKDIVCVKQDGSIVGLHKPSSEFPFHKAIYAARPDINAIIHAHPPGLVAFSITRQVPNTNITPHFRSVCGKIGYAPYGCPGSEDLGEKIANQFINTDSKAVIMENHGVVLGGSDMLDAYQRFETLELCCCIIVNAGKLGKVTALTDEQIQQYRAQIPQKATRFSDPGYPSDELAIRRDMVKIIHRACEQGLMISTFGTVSARWNKNDFLITPHNVSRWNITADNIIQVKDGMTEDNKNPSYQVALHKRIYEQNPHINSIITTQAPNLMAHAVSGTKFDVRTIPESWIFLQDVPTVPFGSLFEDIDEMANMFDKNRVVLIENDCVVVTGDQLLNTFDYLEVAEFSANSLVMAASVGPLCPMGDEEIDELRVAFKALIRE encoded by the coding sequence ATGAAAAAGTTAGATATTAAGCTAATGCATCCGGTTGAACAGATTGATATGGTAATCGGGAGAATTTATCAAAAAGGAATGACCACTACATCGGGTGGAAACATTTCTATTCGAGATAAAAATGGGGATATTTGGATAACACCATCAGCTGTTGACAAAGGAGATTTGACTCCAAAAGATATCGTTTGTGTCAAACAAGACGGAAGCATTGTAGGTTTACACAAGCCATCATCAGAATTTCCTTTTCATAAAGCCATATATGCCGCACGTCCCGATATAAATGCCATCATTCATGCACATCCTCCGGGATTGGTAGCTTTTAGTATTACTCGTCAAGTTCCTAATACCAATATTACTCCCCATTTTCGCTCGGTTTGTGGCAAAATAGGTTATGCACCTTATGGTTGCCCTGGTAGTGAAGATTTGGGTGAAAAAATTGCCAATCAGTTTATTAATACTGATAGCAAAGCTGTTATTATGGAAAATCATGGCGTGGTTTTAGGAGGTTCGGATATGTTGGATGCTTACCAAAGATTTGAAACGCTGGAACTATGCTGTTGTATCATCGTAAATGCTGGAAAACTAGGAAAAGTGACCGCATTGACAGATGAGCAAATACAACAATACAGAGCACAAATTCCACAAAAAGCGACCCGTTTTTCAGATCCTGGATATCCTTCTGATGAACTTGCTATTCGTAGAGATATGGTAAAGATTATCCATCGTGCTTGCGAACAGGGATTAATGATTTCGACTTTTGGAACGGTTTCTGCCCGTTGGAACAAAAATGACTTTTTGATTACTCCACACAATGTTTCTCGCTGGAACATCACGGCCGATAATATTATTCAGGTAAAAGACGGAATGACCGAGGATAATAAAAACCCAAGTTATCAAGTGGCGTTGCACAAACGTATTTATGAGCAAAATCCACACATTAATTCTATTATCACCACTCAGGCTCCCAATTTGATGGCGCATGCGGTGAGCGGAACCAAATTTGATGTTCGCACCATTCCAGAAAGCTGGATTTTCCTTCAAGATGTACCTACAGTTCCTTTTGGTTCTTTGTTTGAAGACATTGATGAAATGGCTAATATGTTTGACAAAAACCGAGTTGTTTTAATCGAAAATGACTGTGTTGTGGTTACCGGAGATCAATTATTAAACACTTTTGATTATTTGGAAGTAGCTGAGTTTAGTGCCAATTCATTAGTCATGGCAGCTTCAGTTGGACCTTTGTGCCCAATGGGAGATGAAGAAATAGATGAATTGAGAGTTGCATTCAAAGCACTGATAAGAGAATAA
- a CDS encoding rhamnulokinase has protein sequence MKNKSFLAFDLGATSGRTILGTIEQGRLQMKELTRFSNQTLQIGNHSHWNIYSLFEHLKTGLAAAKREGVPITSIGIDTWGVDFALIAEDGSILGIPYAYRDPHTIGMPEKYFQLISHEKVYGLTGIQIMNFNSLYQLFALSQAKNSLLKSAKEILFIPDALAYMLTGNKVVEYTIASTSQILNPKTKEIEPELLVKAGVSPSILGDIVMPGHLIGRLRDDLATESELGKVKVLAVAGHDTASAVAAVPALNENFAYLSSGTWSLMGIEVKDPIINATTLALNFTNEGGVEGTTRFLKNITGMWLLEQCLKDWKKEGITYAYEKLVQMTTSVPAFQSIIDPDYESFANPSCMPTAIAEYCWQTNQIVPSTHAEFVRCIFESLSLKYNYVLEKLKDLAPFPIEKLHVIGGGSKNPLLNQWTANATGITVLAGPSEATAIGNIMIQAKAAGCVNSLQEMRQIICNSIQLDEFIPENQTIWNEAYQKFLTITKLNQETSVQHI, from the coding sequence AATGAAAGAACTAACGCGTTTTTCTAACCAAACACTTCAAATTGGAAACCACAGTCATTGGAACATTTATTCCCTGTTTGAGCATTTAAAAACAGGACTGGCAGCCGCAAAACGAGAAGGGGTTCCTATCACCTCAATAGGTATCGATACTTGGGGAGTCGATTTTGCTTTGATTGCCGAAGACGGTTCTATCCTCGGAATTCCATATGCATACCGTGACCCACATACTATAGGAATGCCTGAAAAATATTTCCAATTAATATCACACGAAAAAGTATATGGCCTTACCGGAATTCAAATAATGAATTTCAATAGCTTGTATCAACTTTTTGCGTTAAGCCAAGCAAAAAATTCATTACTAAAGAGTGCAAAAGAAATATTATTCATACCCGATGCACTGGCCTATATGCTTACTGGCAACAAGGTTGTGGAGTATACCATAGCATCAACTTCGCAAATACTAAATCCAAAAACCAAAGAAATTGAGCCCGAATTACTAGTAAAAGCAGGTGTTTCTCCCTCAATTCTTGGTGATATTGTCATGCCCGGCCATTTAATAGGTCGTCTAAGAGATGATTTGGCTACAGAAAGTGAATTAGGTAAAGTCAAAGTGCTTGCTGTGGCGGGACACGATACCGCATCAGCAGTAGCTGCAGTGCCGGCATTAAACGAAAACTTCGCCTATTTAAGCTCAGGAACATGGTCATTGATGGGGATTGAAGTGAAAGATCCGATTATTAACGCAACTACTCTTGCATTAAACTTCACCAACGAAGGCGGGGTTGAAGGAACTACCCGTTTTTTGAAAAATATTACAGGTATGTGGTTATTAGAACAATGCCTTAAAGATTGGAAAAAAGAAGGTATCACATACGCCTACGAAAAATTAGTTCAAATGACGACTTCGGTTCCTGCTTTTCAATCAATCATTGATCCGGATTATGAGTCATTTGCAAACCCTTCTTGCATGCCTACAGCCATTGCTGAATATTGCTGGCAAACCAATCAAATAGTGCCTTCAACACATGCCGAATTTGTTCGCTGCATTTTTGAAAGCCTTTCGTTAAAATACAATTACGTATTAGAAAAACTAAAAGATTTGGCACCTTTCCCGATTGAAAAATTACATGTAATAGGGGGTGGGTCAAAAAATCCGTTGTTAAATCAATGGACAGCCAATGCAACAGGAATAACGGTATTGGCAGGACCTTCTGAAGCCACAGCTATCGGAAACATAATGATTCAGGCCAAAGCTGCTGGTTGTGTGAACTCGCTTCAGGAAATGCGTCAAATTATTTGTAACTCAATACAATTGGATGAATTTATTCCTGAAAATCAGACTATTTGGAACGAAGCTTACCAAAAATTCCTGACTATTACCAAATTAAATCAGGAAACTTCTGTGCAACATATTTAG